A genomic segment from Colletotrichum higginsianum IMI 349063 chromosome 5, whole genome shotgun sequence encodes:
- a CDS encoding Major facilitator superfamily transporter has product MATQRRSVDKHEVEVLGHRPSTEAHLEKVPEAIDVNGFRVFGLSPEDADFYTNYPPEKRKKVFHKVDVRLIPMLALLYLICHIDRANIGNAKIEGMVEDLGMTGVQYNTVLSIFFVPYVLFEVPSNIVLKKFKRPSHYLGGLTLAWGIVMTCTGLVRNFAGLMVTRVLLGIFEPRHSSETGRRAGSARGSGSAPCGIRKAGAVASPDELHHHDHFTTIYRPKALTLETPRAGFFPGAIYLTSFWYEPKDLSTRISYFYCASAMSGAFSGLLAAGIAEMDGVSGLEGWRWIFILEGLATIAIGVACFFFLVDTPALSKRWLEPEEIRYLELSIFIKQGGGSREESGAGGRVNWRDLRMNLTNWRIYVQAYFLVCQSALSYGIKFTLPTITKSMGFANTQAQLLSAPPYVAAAISAISFAKVSDRFFWRMPFLVTPLGIVAVAYSIILSLNGELEAKKGVAYFAVVLAVVGIYPIQAAAASWNANNIAPASRRAIGIALMNCVGNVGGIVGSFMYLEKEKPKYHTGFGLSLAFGGSGLIVALLLEWSYKVANARKARMADEAKAKYTEEELFNMGDRSPLFTYVL; this is encoded by the exons ATGGCTACTCAACGGCGCTCCGTCGACAAgcacgaggtcgaggtcctcgggcaTCGCCCTTCGACAGAGGCTCATCTCGAGAAGGTGCCAGAGGCCATCGACGTGAATGGCTTCCGCGTGTTTGGACTCAGccccgaggacgccgacttCTACACCAACTACCCGCCAGAAAAGCGGAAGAAAGTGTTTCACAAG GTTGACGTCCGTCTCATCCCGATGCTGGCTCTACTTTACCTGATCTGCCACATTGACCGCGCCAACATCGGCAATGCCAAGATCGAGGGCATGGTGGAGGACCTGGGCATGACGGGCGTGCAGTACAACACCGTCCTGTCCATCT TCTTTGTCCCCTACGTCCTGTTCGAAGTGCCCAGCAACATCGTCCTGAAGAAGTTCAAGCGTCCCTCGCATTACCTCGGCGGCCTTACTCTCGCTTGGGGCATCGTCATGACGTGTACGGGCTTGGTGCGAAACTTTGCGGGCCTGATGGTCACGCGTGTGCTTCTCGGAATCTTTGA GCCGAGGCACTCGAGTGAGACTGGTCGCCGAGCGGGGTCGGCCCGAGGAAGTGGGTCTGCTCCGTGTGGCATTCGgaaggccggcgccgtggcTTCCCCGGACGAGCTACACCACCACGACCATTTCACCACCATCTATAGACCAAAAGCGCTGACACTTGAAACCCCCAGGGCCGGATTCTTCCCCGGTGCCATCTACCTGACGTCCTTCTGGTACGAGCCCAAGGACCTGTCGACCCGAATCTCGTACTTTTACTGCGCGAGCGCCATGTCCGGCGCCTTCtccggcctcctcgccgcgggcATCGCCGAGATGGACGGCGTCTCAGGACTCGAGGGTTGGAGATGGATTTTCATCCTAGA GGGCCTTGCAACgatcgccatcggcgtcgcctgcttcttcttcctcgtcgacacgCCGGCCCTCTCGAAACGGTGGCTCGAGCCCGAGGAGATCCGGTACCTGGAgctctccatcttcatcaagcagggcggcggctcgCGCGAGGagagcggcgccggcgggcgcGTCAACTGGAGGGACCTCAGGATGAACCTGACCAACTGGCGGATCTACGTGCAGGCGTACTTCCTCGTATGCCAGTCGGCGCTGTCGTACGGCATCAAGTTCACGCTGCCGACCATCACCAAGTCCATGGGCTTCGCCAACACGCAGGCGCAGCTcctctcggcgccgccctacgtcgctgccgccatctcggccatctcgtTCGCCAAGGTCTCGGACCGCTTCTTCTGGCGCATGCCGTTCCTGGTGACGccgctcggcatcgtcgcggTCGCGTACTCCATCATCCTGTCGCTgaacggcgagctcgaggccaagaagggcgTGGCGTACTTCGCCGTcgtgctcgccgtcgtcggcatctACCCCATCcaggcggcagcggcctcgTGGAACGCCAACAACAtcgcgccggcctcgcggcgGGCCATCGGCATCGCGCTCATGAACTGCGTCGGCaacgtcggcggcatcgtcggcagCTTCATGTacctggagaaggagaagcccAAGTACCACACCGGCTTCGGCCTCAGCTTGGCGTTCGGAGGCAGCGGGCT
- a CDS encoding Pisatin demethylase, whose protein sequence is MASINFNSLPVVISGFTPATYCLVGLGSLVLWYIVSAVYAWYRLRNFPAPSFIASFSHLWLARTTYSGKQYWVHRELHRKYGPLVRIGPNEIMTDEPEIIKKISSARSSYHRDAWYITGRFNPYHDNMFSLQDTASHSKAKSRTAAAYGGRDVPAVEPGIDDQVNTLVELIRRKYATPATGTGQRQPLLDLGPLSCYFTMDVITRLAFGHEFGYLKEETDLYRFLGGVRDLWPRMSTCADVPWIRNFLFSPAFLKLMGPKSTDKNGFGALMGVAEHYVGKRFAPGAKKPQDMLESFIRHGLDKQECEVEGLFMIVAGTESTAGAICSALIHAITCPPVYYKLKEEIQLAISEGRASNPIQIEEAKKIPYLQAVIYEGIRMRTPLLGLFPKVVPKGGDEFLGKYVPPGTAICMNTSSLLRSTSLFGPDADVFRPERFMELDKAARTEMERSVELAFGYGQHMCVGKNVAFMELNKSIFELLRHFDFQLVSPAKPCDTLSYGVFLEENLLLRVKEN, encoded by the exons ATGGCTTCCATCAACTTCAACTCCTTGCCTGTGGTCATCTCGGGCTTTACTCCTGCCACCTACTgcctcgttggcctcggGTCTTTGGTCTTGTGGTACATTGTCAGCGCGGTCTACGCCTGGTATCGCCTCCGGAACTTCCCCGCCCCGTCCTTCAtagcctccttctcccaccTCTGGCTCGCGAGGACAACCTACAGCGGGAAGCAGTACTGGGTTCACCGAGAGCTGCATCGCAAGTATGGACCCCTGGTGCGCATCGGCCCCAACGAGATCATGACGGACGAGCCCGAGATCATCAAGAAGATCTCGTCGGCCCGCAGCTCGTACCACCGGGACGCGTGGTACATCACCGGCCGCTTCAACCCGTACCATGACAACATGTTCTCCCTCCAGGACACCGCGTCGCACAGCAAGGCCAagtcgcggacggcggcggcctaCGGCGGGCGAGACGTCCCCGCGGTTGAGCccggcatcgacgaccaGGTCAACACCCTGGTCGAGCTCATCCGCAGGAAGTacgcgacgccggcgacgggtACAGGCCAGCGGCAGCCACTGTTGGATCTGGGCCCGTTGTCGTGTTACTTCACCATGGACGTCATCACTCGGCTGGCCTTCGGTCACGAGTTTGGATATctcaaggaggagacggaccTGTACCGCtttctcggcggcgtgcgTGACCTCTGGCCTCGCATGTCGACCTGCGCCGACGTCCCGTGGATCCGCAACTTCCTGTTTTCCCCGGCTTTTCTGAAGCTCATGGGCCCCAAGTCGACCGACAAGAATGGCTTCGGAGCATTGATGGG AGTTGCAGAACACTACGTCGGCAAGAGGTTTGCTCCCGGAGCCAAGAAACCACAGGACATGTTG GAATCCTTCATCCGTCACGGATTGGACAAGCAAGAGTGTGAGGTCGAAGGGCTTTTCATGATTGTCGCCGGCACCGAAAGCACTGCGGGAGCCATTTGCTCCGCGCTGATCCACGCCATCACATGCCCCCCCGTCTACTACAAGCTCAAGGAGGAGATCCAGCTGGCCATCAGCGAAGGCCGGGCGTCCAACCCCATCcagatcgaggaggccaagaagatccCGTACCTGCAGGCCGTCATCTACGAGGGAATCCGGATGCGGACCCCCTTGCTTGGTCTCTTCCCCAAGGTCGTCCCCAAGGGCGGAGACGAATTCCTCGGTAAGTACGTTCCTCCCGGCACTGCCATCTGCATGAACACTTCGTCTCTCCTGCGGTCGACCTCGCTCTTTGGCCCGGATGCCGACGTCTTCCGGCCGGAGCGCTTCATGGAGCTCGACAAGGCGGCCCGCACGGAGATGGAGCGTTCCGTCGAGTTGGCTTTTGGGTACGGTCAGCACATGTGCGTCGGGAAGAACGTGGCATTCATGGAGCTTAACAAGTCCATCTTTGAG TTACTGCGGCACTTTGACTTCCAGCTCGTTAGCCCCGCCAAGCCGTGCGACACCCTGAGCTACGGTGTATTTTTGGAAGAGAATCTTCTTTTGAGGGTCAAGGAGAACTGA
- a CDS encoding Serine threonine protein kinase, with amino-acid sequence MAPLLVREGCIQVLAHTPNSVIYAVDTDAEPGHARDTSTVRKGWAVWYKGSEPLGPVRPAEEADAMVRREAAIYDALGKHDRILECVSLEVAVLEGAGPEPKAWALRLERAPGGSLRQYLYDNPSPPPAEWIRLSLATQFAQGLSHVHSRNVVWSDVSARNALLFGGWRLKLCDFGTSSLFENYDHDWWGAESRYTPPGPQANAQVRRDVRVDTIHREIFVLSSAIYEIVEWKVPYRSEKDVSLDEVHRRLIAGQWPELDENNPAKEIINRCWAYEYDSAHEVVHDLQSLPGVKPMNVRIGNIESY; translated from the coding sequence ATGGCTCCCTTGTTGGTCAGAGAAGGCTGCATCCAGGTTTTAGCCCACACGCCCAACAGCGTCATCTACGCGGTCGACACCGACGCTGAACCTGGTCATGCTAGAGACACATCCACAGTTCGGAAAGGCTGGGCAGTCTGGTACAAGGGCAGCGAGCCACTTGGCCCGGTACGACccgcggaggaggcggacgcGATGGTTCGTAGAGAGGCCGCCATATACGACGCCCTCGGGAAGCACGACCGTATCCTCGAATGCGTCAGCCTCGAGGTGGCCGTCCTGGAGGGAGCTGGCCCGGAGCCGAAAGCCTGGGCGCTGCGCCTAGAGCGTGCTCCCGGCGGCAGCTTGCGCCAGTATCTATACGACAACCCGTCACCCCCGCCAGCCGAGTGGATCCGGCTGTCGTTGGCAACCCAGTTCGCCCAAGGCCTCTCGCATGTGCACTCCCGTAACGTCGTCTGGAGCGACGTCTCGGCTCGCAACGCCCTCCTTTTCGGCGGCTGGCGCCTCAAGCTCTGCGACTTTGGCACCTCGTCGCTCTTTGAGAACTATGACCACGACTGGTGGGGTGCCGAGAGCCGTTACACACCGCCCGGACCCCAGGCCAACGCCCAGGTGCGAAGGGACGTCCGGGTCGACACCATCCACCGCGAGATCTTCGTCCTCAGCTCTGCCATCTATGAGATTGTCGAGTGGAAGGTCCCCTATCGTTCGGAGAAAGACGTGTCACTAGACGAGGTCCACAGGAGGTTGATCGCCGGTCAGTGGCCCGAACTGGATGAAAATAACCCTGCCAAGGAGATCATTAACCGGTGCTGGGCGTACGAGTACGATTCTGCGCATGAGGTTGTCCATGATCTGCAGAGCCTTCCGGGAGTCAAGCCGATGAACGTGAGAATTGGTAACATCGAATCGTACTGA
- a CDS encoding Cytochrome P450 monooxygenase → MAILTRLPVTSVAGTAAVAVLVTLLALVVRRRLLHPLRSFPGPWLNSISEIPAAYALATGVQHSYYRDLHAKYGSVVRVAPGELSCIDADAWEEIYGIRKGGANMEKSPIFIGAVSPMDGQTGISLAPNEAHSRQRRALAYPFSNGALLQQQEILQRHVDKLIAALRKMAADRRPVDFSDWYTYTTFDMMGDLCFAEPFGCLDQESATEWSTSVINVFMSAAWDQAIRRVAGVGTPLTRFLVKLLIPAKAAGWRKTHFFNSREKTLRRLADPDRDHKDLIYHILQNNESRKSLSETEIILNMVLMISAGTETTASLLTGWTYYICSHPEAYGKLVAEIRGSFASSADIKWETVKELPYLNATINEALRLFSPAAGNQQRVVPAGGATLGGRFVPAGTTVAVAPWAASHSSLNYAEPDEFRPERWLGDPRFAGDKLHASQPFSLGPRGCIGKNLSYFEMRLIMSHLLWNFDVELDGGKSGESGRAWDMDGEGKNMKVYQTWFKPSLFINLKEVSR, encoded by the exons ATGGCCATACTCACTCGGCTACCAGTGACTTCTGTTGCTGGGACCGCAGCCGTCGCA GTCCTCGTCACTTTGCTGGCCCTGGTGGTACGCCGGAGACTGCTGCATCCACTCCGTTCGTTCCCCGGACCGTGGCTCAACAGCATATCGGAAATTCCTGCGGCTTATGCTCTGGCTACCGGTGTTCAACACTCCTACTACAGAGATCTGCACGCAAAATATG GTTCGGTGGTAAGGGTCGCCCCGGGCGAGCTGAGCTGTATCGACGCCGACGCATGGGAGGAGATTTACGGCATCAGG AAAGGTGGCGCGAACATGGAGAAGAGCCCGATCTTCATAGGAGCAGTCTCACCCATGGACGGACAGACCGGCATCAGCCTCGCACCGAACGAGGCACACAGTCGCCAGCGAAGGGCGCTGGCGTATCCGTTCTCCAACGGCGCGTTattgcagcagcaggaaaTCCTTCAGCGTCACGTTGACAagctcatcgccgccctgAGAAAGATGGCGGCGGACCGTCGCCCCGTCGACTTCTCAGACTGGT ACACATACACGACATTTGACATGATGGGAGACCTCTGTTTCGCCGAGCCCTTTGGGTGCTTGGACCAGGAATCGGCGACGGAATGGTCCACTTCCGTCATCAATGTCTTCATGTCTGCCGCGTGGGACCAGGCCATCCGCCGCGTGGCAGGAGTCGGGACGCCTCTGACAAGGTTCCTCGTCAAGCTGCTCATCCCGGCCAAGGCCGCGGGCTGGCGCAAAACGCACTTCTTCAACTCGCGGGAGAAGACGctgcgccgcctcgccgacccTGACCGCGACCACAAGGACCTCATCTACCACATCCTGCAGAACAACGAGTCGAGGAAGTCGCTCTCCGAGACCGAGATCATCCTCAACATGGTCCTCATGATCAGCGCCGGGACCGAGACGACGGCCAGCCTGCTGACGGGCTGGACGTACTACATCTGCTCGCACCCGGAGGCCTACGGTAAGCTGGTGGCCGAGATCAGGGGCAGCTTCGCGTCGAGCGCCGACATCAAGTGGGAGACGGTTAAGGAGCTGCCATACCTGAACGCCACCATCAACGAGGCGCTGCGTCTGTTCTCGCCTGCGGCCGGTAATCAGCAGCGCGTCGTCCCCGCCGGGGGCgccaccctcggcggccgctTCGTCCCCGCAGGCACCACAGTTGCCGTCGCGCCGTGGGCGGCCTCCCACTCGAGCCTGAACTACGCCGAGCCGGACGAGTTCAGGCCGGAGCGCTGGCTGGGGGACCCCAGGTTCGCGGGCGATAAGCTGCATGCCTCGCAGCCCTTCAGCCTGGGGCCCAGAGGTTGCATCGGAAAGAACCTGTCCTACTTTGAGATGAGACTCATCATGTCACACCTTCTCTGGAACTTTGATGTCGAGTTGGACGGCGGGAAATCCGGCGAGAGCGGCAGGGCGTGGGACATGGACGGCGAAGGGAAGAACATGAAGGTCTACCAAACCTGGTTCAAGCCGAGTCTGTTCATCAACCTGAAAGAGGTCAGCCGTTAG
- a CDS encoding ABA4 protein yields MYPTGQFNGKVIAITGAASGIGLETALILAGRGATLSLADIHSEGLQQLQARLLSDHNVQVLITTLDVRNVEDVEAWVQQTVSRYGRLDGVANLAGVIPKSLGQRGVSEQDLDEWDRVLSVNLTGLMHCLRAELKAISDNGSVVTASSIAGSTGRRNNASHTASKHGVLGLTRTAAKEVGARGVRVNAICPPPKMGSVSESGRVTPPIRT; encoded by the exons ATGTATCCAACCGGCCAATTTAACGGCAAAGTCATTGCAATTACAGGGGCAGCGTCAGGGATCGGGTTGGAAACTGCCCTCATTCTTGCTGGCCGCGGGGCAACTTTGTCACTGGCGGACATCCACAGCGAAGggctgcagcagctccaaGCCCGACTGCTGTCTGACCACAACGTACAAGTGCTCATCACCACACTTGACGTGCGTaacgtcgaggacgtcgaagCCTGGGTGCAACAAACCGTGAGCCGGTACGGCAGGCTCGACGGGGTGGCGAACCTTGCCGGCGTCATCCCGAAATCCCTCGGCCAGAGGGGCGTCTCGGAGcaggacctcgacgagtgGGACAGGGTCCTCAGCGTGAACCTCACCGGTCTCATGCACTGCCTTCGAGCGGAGCTGAAGGCCATCTCCGACAACGGCTCCGTTGTcacggcctcctcgatcgCGGGGTCGACGGGCCGGCGGAACAACGCGTCTCACACGGCCTCCAAGCATGGCGTGCTGGGGCTCACCAGGACTGCTGCCAAGGAGGTTGGGGCTCGAGGCGTCAGAGTCAACGCCATCTGCCC TCCGCCGAAGATGGGCTCGGTATCCGAGTCCGGCCGGGTGACCCCGCCTATCCGGACATAG